The Bombus fervidus isolate BK054 chromosome 6, iyBomFerv1, whole genome shotgun sequence genome contains a region encoding:
- the Patronin gene encoding calmodulin-regulated spectrin-associated protein patronin isoform X5 codes for MWSAITRLFVKGKTEESAPRTKDRTCDGVPDTVVHVFDAMDRNAGDDRRKGPAGEQHHDGAETEHFSDAYDSRQAKQRASVKWLLSKAYNNRVPENLRDPYYIDNENQEHLKPQIVHALSNAELYCLALANIYSDPNYHNQNHCGILQALARKGVYLAEPNNTQLTETILIQNSPLKMSAHMAVIEGLMVLYAKEVVTGDRVVSAIRRFDPQAEVDVPADHEKGLLLWISHASNALIAKIQADEGAGDKTRLPELPAAKDFQSLCDGVGLAAVVAFYCPGELNWMDIRVSKRPSVADALHNLSLVHAFCNRCLPYSIFHMLPEDVTYMRGCMKQNLVVFLADMYNVLEIHPAKCVRYPGEERAMQFLDACPRNSHGVAHKRSLPQSIAPIPDLRSNLSVSAPGFTVAKAPSSSSVKKSQSLQQTAENYSHDDRRAGSEESFVVHRGKGIPTLSSVADEKSITRVDAAGRPSNWEEQRRSSYAGRRSRRNSVSDDSQLTIENFGGSQDNLHNFGRNPDKEVGAHIGKRSTTEPTLPARSSVQDVYGSGVQHILSDNGYDKEEPPRLRRQTSNSSLDNVALKQILHSSENVNSDGDTSKLASFANLSRQSSEKGINLTYTEQERDDSKSNLSNKKLGQTNGNRNGEKKTTFATLPNTTTWQQQSNQQSQQMEQHSVADENGGNTIMASQLNNIRLKLEEKRRHIENEKRRMEVVMSKQRQKVGKAAFLQAVTKLYLVGKVKSPSSSTSGGDSPAEIGPPTPVTSGSSGETPTSVSETTPVTQQPSQEKPQRPFSLKEISEDVRDVEHKWLEHDGNAPFIETRRTPDIENMDLEQYHQSISQMNNSLSEIQADIQRLANQQNQIQQQHLMTQHQQQIQQQFQQLQSLSQQHMQNFGMAPINPLTSKLQDTQQSQFYLHDQPQLQRRMWGQPPPTQSLANEMAAVGYQQSMDPRYNTQPTPYQQDMRLYQDTRNWGTHPPQQKGFVLHDTPQEPRYLNGGDHSLCNNQMSHPGPTYPSSTSIFNQTPPSSASPQHRNAVHRISQLMSESPEPKRPTVHHIPIKCESPTEKRQIAAMHAPVPAPPVDDMKPQNISFIGNDDELTQGIRGLNITSGSRTYRIPSPTRPSISRNSFQPHPSLREATPSPSGTPEVTPLDPTDAGEKGFYICFDNDAPKKPKPTLRVKRTSPKKERGVSSYVDSEDFTMRPDSPSAIVMDRQKQLEIQRDSDREKQRQIDERDFQRQEIRDREIQREGEREKQRERHEMSGESRQSGVGLIIGNQLANPDPNSLDEMERKKERIMLLSLQRRQQQEEMKERKEVEAQARREQEKLKAEERARKKEEERQRRAAILEQHKVKKAIEEAEREGKVIDKELLNTIKPTKLRNKTATTRPRPKTIHVDAGTELDSGALTPSRGKKGSSSNLSTASLTSPTMRRDYYRGSQDSLTAAHFDERRSGPLYRGGSLRVSSVDSPDDGRGSSPCRSMNQLGRRGSYKTSRDVQEPQQQVRGRPKYPSYQNFKGRKSNSLMNLCGSSSDQDGMMCRYTDTDSGLGRATPPRRAPSPGMGSMRHLPSPSGPGSLPPGLMTKRRVFDDGSSDISSTPSSMMDYNGPRLYKQPTTKSNRGIMLNAVEYCVFPGTVNKEAKRRVLDEIARSESKHFLILFRDAGCQFRALYSYCPDREEVSKLYGTGPKQVMDKMFDKFFKYNSGAKCFSQVHTKHLTVTIDAFTIHNSLWQGKKVNLPNKKDMPLVI; via the exons GCCAAACAACGTGCCTCCGTAAAATGGCTCTTGTCGAAGGCGTACAACAACCGAGTGCCAGAAAACCTTCGTGATCCGTATTATATCGATAATGAG AACCAAGAACACCTGAAGCCGCAGATCGTCCACGCACTTTCCAATGCGGAACTATACTGTTTGGCGCTGGCGAACATCTATTCGGATCCAAATTATCACAATCAGAATCATTGCGGTATTCTCCAAGCCCTGGCTAGAAAGGGTGTTTACCTCGCGGAGCCAAACAATACTCAACTCACCGAAACGATCCTCATTCAAAATTCACCACTCAAGATG TCCGCGCATATGGCTGTGATAGAGGGCCTGATGGTCTTGTACGCGAAGGAAGTAGTGACTGGAGATCGAGTAGTTTCGGCGATCCGGCGGTTCGACCCTCAGGCGGAGGTGGATGTGCCAGCGGACCACGAGAAAGGACTTCTTCTCTGGATCAGCCACGCGTCAAATGCGTTGATTGCCAAGATCCAGGCGGACGAAGGTGCCGGTGATAAAACGCGACTGCCAGAACTACCAGCTGCCAAGGACTTCCAATCGTTATGCGATGGTGTCGGCCTTGCCGCCGTTGTGGCCTTCTACTGCCCCGGCGAGCTCAATTGGATGGACATCAGGGTGTCGAAGAGACCGTCGGTCGCGGACGCGCTGCACAACTTGTCGCTGGTCCACGCGTTTTGTAACCGATGCTTACCCTATTCCATTTTTCATATGCTACCTGAAGACGTGACGTATATGAGGGG GTGCATGAAGCAAAATTTAGTCGTTTTCTTGGCGGACATGTACAACGTATTGGAAATTCATCCGGCGAAATGTGTACGTTATCCAGGCGAGGAAAGGGCGATGCAGTTCTTAGATG CCTGCCCGCGCAATAGTCATGGCGTAGCTCATAAAAGAAGTCTGCCACAGTCTATAGCTCCGATACCTGATCTGAGAAGCAACCTCTCCGTATCCGCGCCAGGCTTCACAG TTGCAAAAGCACCGTCATCCTCCTCTGTCAAGAAGTCACAATCACTGCAACAAACTGCCGAAAATTATTCTCACGACGACAG ACGAGCAGGGAGCGAAGAAAGTTTCGTAGTCCACCGTGGCAAAGGCATCCCTACGTTAAGTTCCGTAGCAGACGAGAAATCTATAACTAGAGTAGATGCCGCTGGACGGCCAAGCAATTGGGAAGAACAGAGGAGAAGCTCGTATGCTGGCCGACGATCTAGGCGTAACAGTGTTTCGGATGATTCTCAGCTGACCATTGAGAACTTTGGTGGATCTCAG GATAATTTACACAACTTCGGCAGAAATCCAGACAAGGAGGTCGGCGCGCACATTGGCAAACGGAGCACCACAGAGCCAACACTACCAGCAAGATCTAGCGTTCAGGATGTGTACGGTAGCGGAGTGCAGCATATTTTATCAGATAACGGATACGATAAGGAAGAACCGCCGAGATTAAGAAGGCAGACCTCGAATTCTAGCTTGGACAACGTCGCGCTCAAGCAAATTTTACATTCCAGCGAGAACGTTAATTCGGACGGGGATACGTCCAAGTTAGCCAGCTTCGCGAATTTAAGCAGGCAAAGCTCTGAGAAAGGGATCAACTTGACCTACACGGAACAAGAACGCGACGACAGCAAGTCGAATCTGTCGAATAAGAAACTTGGTCAGACCAATGGTAATAGGAATGGTGAGAAGAAAACGACGTTCGCCACGTTACCGAATACGACCACGTGGCAGCAACAGAGCAACCAGCAGTCTCAACAGATGGAACAACATTCTGTtg CAGACGAGAATGGAGGTAACACGATTATGGCCTCACAACTGAATAATATTAGATTGAAGTTGGAGGAGAAgcgacgtcacatagaaaacGAGAAGAGGAGGATGGAAGTCGTGATGTCGAAACAACGGCAGAAAGTGGGCAAAGCTGCGTTCCTGCAAGCTGTCACGAAG CTGTACTTGGTG GGTAAGGTTAAATCTCCCTCTTCATCAACGTCTGGGGGGGACAGTCCGGCTGAAATTGGTCCCCCCACTCCTGTAACCTCCGGATCTTCGGGGGAGACCCCGACAAGTGTTTCCGAGACGACCCCCGTAACCCAACAACCCTCTCAAGAAAAACCACAGAGACCCTTCTCGCTCAAG GAAATTAGTGAGGATGTTCGAGATGTTGAACATAAATGGTTAGAGCATGACGGTAATGCCCCATTTATTGAAACAAGACGCACTCCAGATATTGAGAACATGGATCTTGAGCAATATCATCAATCTATATCACA GATGAATAACAGCCTTAGTGAAATACAAGCTGATATACAACGTTTAGCAAATCAGCAAAATCAAATACAGCAGCAGCATTTAATGACACAGCATCAACAGCAAATACAGCAACAGTTTCAACAGTTGCAAAGTCTTAGTCAACAACATATGCAA AATTTTGGAATGGCGCCTATAAATCCATTAACATCCAAATTACAAGATACTCAACAATCTCAGTTCTATCTACATGATCAACCCCAATTGCAAAGACGAATGTGGGGCCAACCACCTCCAACTCAAAGCTTAGCAAATGAAATGGCTGCTGTGGGCTATCAACAGTCAATGGATCCACGATATAATACTCAACCAACAC CTTATCAACAAGATATGCGCTTATATCAAGATACACGAAATTGGGGAACGCATCCACCTCAACAGAAAGGATTTGTTCTACACGATACTCCTCAAGAACCGAGGTACCTTAATGGTGGAGATCATAGTCTTTGTAATAATCAAATGAGTCATCCTGGTCCTACATATCCGTCATCTACATCTATCTTTAATCAAACACCACCATCTTCTGCTAGTCCACAACATCGCAATGCT GTTCATCGAATAAGTCAGTTAATGAGCGAAAGTCCTGAACCAAAAAGGCCAACTGTACATCATATACCGATTAAGTGTGAAAGCCCTACCGAAAAAAGACAAATTGCTGCAATGCATGCACCTGTTCCAGCTCCACCTGTTGATGATATGAAGCCTCagaatatatcatttattg GAAATGATGATGAGCTTACACAAGGTATAAGAGGTTTAAACATCACGTCCGGCAGCcgtacatatagaattccatcACCAACTAGACCTTCAATATCACGTAATTCATTTCAACCTCACCCATCATTAAGAGAAGCCACACCATCTCCATCAGGTACACCAGAGGTAACACCTTTAGATCCAACGGATGCTGGTGAAAAAGGATTTTATATCTGCTTTGATAATGACGCGCCGAAGAAACCAAAACCAACCCTTAGAGTGAAAAGGACATCCCCTAAAAAG gaAAGAGGCGTGTCTTCATACGTTGACAGTGAAGATTTTACGATGCGTCCTGACTCTCCTTCTGCGATTGTTATGGATAGGCAGAAACAGCTGGAAATTCAACGTGATTCTGATCGAGAAAAGCAGCGTCAGATAGACGAGAGAGACTTCCAACGGCAAGAAATTAGAGATAGAGAAATacaaagagaaggagaaagagaaaagcaaAGAGAACGACACGAGATGAGTGGAGAGAGTCGACAATCTGGAGTTGGTTTAATAATTGGAAATCAATTAGCAAATCCTGATCCA AATTCTCTTGATGAAATGGAACGGAAAAAAGAACGTATAATGCTCTTATCATTACAAAGAAGACAGCAACAAGAGGAgatgaaagagagaaaagaggtaGAAGCGCAAGCTCGTCGAGAACAAGAGAAATTGAAAGCAGAAGAAAGAGCTCgtaaaaaggaagaggaaaggCAACGAAGGGCAGCTATTTTAGAACAACATAAAGTAAAGAAAGCAATAGAAGAGGCAGAAAGAGAA GGCAAGGTTATCGATAAAGAACTTCTTAATACAATAAAACCAACGAAATTGCGTAACAAGACTGCAACAACTCGACCTCGACCCAAAACAATTCATGTGGATGCTGGTACGGAGTTGGATTCTGGAGCTCTTACGCCGAGCCGTGGAAAGAAGGGTTCTTCTTCTAATCTAAGTACAG CGTCGCTGACTTCTCCGACGATGAGGCGAGATTACTACCGAGGCTCGCAGGACAGTCTCACTGCTGCCCATTTCGATGAACGACGTTCCGGCCCTCTTTATCGGGGCGGCAGTCTCAGGG TATCTTCCGTAGATTCACCCGATGACGGTAGAGGTTCCTCCCCTTGTCGAAGTATGAATCAACTTGGTCGACGTGGTTCCTACAAAACATCTAGAG ATGTGCAGGAGCCTCAGCAACAGGTTAGAGGCAGGCCTAAATACCCGAGTTACCAAAACTTTAAGGGGAGAAAGTCTAATTCCTTGATGAATTTGTGTG GTTCGAGTAGTGATCAAGACGGTATGATGTGTCGATACACAGATACGGACAGCGGACTGGGCAGAGCTACACCTCCTAGGAGAGCACCGAGTCCGGGTATGGGTAGCATGAGGCATCTTCCGTCACCATCAGGACCAGGTTCTTTACCTCCCGGTTTGATGACCAAGAGACGCGTGTTCGATGATGGTAGCAGCGATATCAGTAGTACACCAAGTTCGATGATGGACTATAATG GTCCGAGATTGTATAAACAACCAACCACCAAGTCAAATCGTGGCATTATGCTAAACGCTGTGGAGTATTGTGTATTTCCGGGAACGGTAAATAAGGAAGCAAAGAGAAGAGTTTTGGACGAAATTGCAAGATCAGAAAGCAAGCATTTTCTTATCTTATTTCGAGATGCTGGCTGCCAATTCCGGGCTCTCTACTCATACTGCCCAGATAGAGAAGAAGTTTCAAAGTTATATGGTACCGGACCGAAACAAGTCATGGATAAAATGttcgacaaatttttcaa ATACAATTCAGGAGCAAAATGCTTTTCTCAAGTACATACAAAGCATCTGACTGTTACCATAGATGCCTTTACGATACACAACAGCCTTTGGCAAGGTAAAAAGGTGAATTTGCCGAACAAGAAAGACATGCCTCTcgtcatatag
- the Patronin gene encoding calmodulin-regulated spectrin-associated protein patronin isoform X17, with product MWSAITRLFVKGKTEESAPRTKDRTCDGVPDTVVHVFDAMDRNAGDDRRKGPAGEQHHDGAETEHFSDAYDSRQAKQRASVKWLLSKAYNNRVPENLRDPYYIDNENQEHLKPQIVHALSNAELYCLALANIYSDPNYHNQNHCGILQALARKGVYLAEPNNTQLTETILIQNSPLKMSAHMAVIEGLMVLYAKEVVTGDRVVSAIRRFDPQAEVDVPADHEKGLLLWISHASNALIAKIQADEGAGDKTRLPELPAAKDFQSLCDGVGLAAVVAFYCPGELNWMDIRVSKRPSVADALHNLSLVHAFCNRCLPYSIFHMLPEDVTYMRGCMKQNLVVFLADMYNVLEIHPAKCVRYPGEERAMQFLDACPRNSHGVAHKRSLPQSIAPIPDLRSNLSVSAPGFTVAKAPSSSSVKKSQSLQQTAENYSHDDRRAGSEESFVVHRGKGIPTLSSVADEKSITRVDAAGRPSNWEEQRRSSYAGRRSRRNSVSDDSQLTIENFGGSQDNLHNFGRNPDKEVGAHIGKRSTTEPTLPARSSVQDVYGSGVQHILSDNGYDKEEPPRLRRQTSNSSLDNVALKQILHSSENVNSDGDTSKLASFANLSRQSSEKGINLTYTEQERDDSKSNLSNKKLGQTNGNRNGEKKTTFATLPNTTTWQQQSNQQSQQMEQHSVADENGGNTIMASQLNNIRLKLEEKRRHIENEKRRMEVVMSKQRQKVGKAAFLQAVTKLYLVGKVKSPSSSTSGGDSPAEIGPPTPVTSGSSGETPTSVSETTPVTQQPSQEKPQRPFSLKEISEDVRDVEHKWLEHDGNAPFIETRRTPDIENMDLEQYHQSISQIYTPFRRMNNSLSEIQADIQRLANQQNQIQQQHLMTQHQQQIQQQFQQLQSLSQQHMQNFGMAPINPLTSKLQDTQQSQFYLHDQPQLQRRMWGQPPPTQSLANEMAAVGYQQSMDPRYNTQPTPYQQDMRLYQDTRNWGTHPPQQKGFVLHDTPQEPRYLNGGDHSLCNNQMSHPGPTYPSSTSIFNQTPPSSASPQHRNAVHRISQLMSESPEPKRPTVHHIPIKCESPTEKRQIAAMHAPVPAPPVDDMKPQNISFIGTPEVTPLDPTDAGEKGFYICFDNDAPKKPKPTLRVKRTSPKKERGVSSYVDSEDFTMRPDSPSAIVMDRQKQLEIQRDSDREKQRQIDERDFQRQEIRDREIQREGEREKQRERHEMSGESRQSGVGLIIGNQLANPDPNSLDEMERKKERIMLLSLQRRQQQEEMKERKEVEAQARREQEKLKAEERARKKEEERQRRAAILEQHKVKKAIEEAEREGKVIDKELLNTIKPTKLRNKTATTRPRPKTIHVDAGTELDSGALTPSRGKKGSSSNLSTASLTSPTMRRDYYRGSQDSLTAAHFDERRSGPLYRGGSLRVSSVDSPDDGRGSSPCRSMNQLGRRGSYKTSRDVQEPQQQVRGRPKYPSYQNFKGRKSNSLMNLCGSSSDQDGMMCRYTDTDSGLGRATPPRRAPSPGMGSMRHLPSPSGPGSLPPGLMTKRRVFDDGSSDISSTPSSMMDYNGPRLYKQPTTKSNRGIMLNAVEYCVFPGTVNKEAKRRVLDEIARSESKHFLILFRDAGCQFRALYSYCPDREEVSKLYGTGPKQVMDKMFDKFFKYNSGAKCFSQVHTKHLTVTIDAFTIHNSLWQGKKVNLPNKKDMPLVI from the exons GCCAAACAACGTGCCTCCGTAAAATGGCTCTTGTCGAAGGCGTACAACAACCGAGTGCCAGAAAACCTTCGTGATCCGTATTATATCGATAATGAG AACCAAGAACACCTGAAGCCGCAGATCGTCCACGCACTTTCCAATGCGGAACTATACTGTTTGGCGCTGGCGAACATCTATTCGGATCCAAATTATCACAATCAGAATCATTGCGGTATTCTCCAAGCCCTGGCTAGAAAGGGTGTTTACCTCGCGGAGCCAAACAATACTCAACTCACCGAAACGATCCTCATTCAAAATTCACCACTCAAGATG TCCGCGCATATGGCTGTGATAGAGGGCCTGATGGTCTTGTACGCGAAGGAAGTAGTGACTGGAGATCGAGTAGTTTCGGCGATCCGGCGGTTCGACCCTCAGGCGGAGGTGGATGTGCCAGCGGACCACGAGAAAGGACTTCTTCTCTGGATCAGCCACGCGTCAAATGCGTTGATTGCCAAGATCCAGGCGGACGAAGGTGCCGGTGATAAAACGCGACTGCCAGAACTACCAGCTGCCAAGGACTTCCAATCGTTATGCGATGGTGTCGGCCTTGCCGCCGTTGTGGCCTTCTACTGCCCCGGCGAGCTCAATTGGATGGACATCAGGGTGTCGAAGAGACCGTCGGTCGCGGACGCGCTGCACAACTTGTCGCTGGTCCACGCGTTTTGTAACCGATGCTTACCCTATTCCATTTTTCATATGCTACCTGAAGACGTGACGTATATGAGGGG GTGCATGAAGCAAAATTTAGTCGTTTTCTTGGCGGACATGTACAACGTATTGGAAATTCATCCGGCGAAATGTGTACGTTATCCAGGCGAGGAAAGGGCGATGCAGTTCTTAGATG CCTGCCCGCGCAATAGTCATGGCGTAGCTCATAAAAGAAGTCTGCCACAGTCTATAGCTCCGATACCTGATCTGAGAAGCAACCTCTCCGTATCCGCGCCAGGCTTCACAG TTGCAAAAGCACCGTCATCCTCCTCTGTCAAGAAGTCACAATCACTGCAACAAACTGCCGAAAATTATTCTCACGACGACAG ACGAGCAGGGAGCGAAGAAAGTTTCGTAGTCCACCGTGGCAAAGGCATCCCTACGTTAAGTTCCGTAGCAGACGAGAAATCTATAACTAGAGTAGATGCCGCTGGACGGCCAAGCAATTGGGAAGAACAGAGGAGAAGCTCGTATGCTGGCCGACGATCTAGGCGTAACAGTGTTTCGGATGATTCTCAGCTGACCATTGAGAACTTTGGTGGATCTCAG GATAATTTACACAACTTCGGCAGAAATCCAGACAAGGAGGTCGGCGCGCACATTGGCAAACGGAGCACCACAGAGCCAACACTACCAGCAAGATCTAGCGTTCAGGATGTGTACGGTAGCGGAGTGCAGCATATTTTATCAGATAACGGATACGATAAGGAAGAACCGCCGAGATTAAGAAGGCAGACCTCGAATTCTAGCTTGGACAACGTCGCGCTCAAGCAAATTTTACATTCCAGCGAGAACGTTAATTCGGACGGGGATACGTCCAAGTTAGCCAGCTTCGCGAATTTAAGCAGGCAAAGCTCTGAGAAAGGGATCAACTTGACCTACACGGAACAAGAACGCGACGACAGCAAGTCGAATCTGTCGAATAAGAAACTTGGTCAGACCAATGGTAATAGGAATGGTGAGAAGAAAACGACGTTCGCCACGTTACCGAATACGACCACGTGGCAGCAACAGAGCAACCAGCAGTCTCAACAGATGGAACAACATTCTGTtg CAGACGAGAATGGAGGTAACACGATTATGGCCTCACAACTGAATAATATTAGATTGAAGTTGGAGGAGAAgcgacgtcacatagaaaacGAGAAGAGGAGGATGGAAGTCGTGATGTCGAAACAACGGCAGAAAGTGGGCAAAGCTGCGTTCCTGCAAGCTGTCACGAAG CTGTACTTGGTG GGTAAGGTTAAATCTCCCTCTTCATCAACGTCTGGGGGGGACAGTCCGGCTGAAATTGGTCCCCCCACTCCTGTAACCTCCGGATCTTCGGGGGAGACCCCGACAAGTGTTTCCGAGACGACCCCCGTAACCCAACAACCCTCTCAAGAAAAACCACAGAGACCCTTCTCGCTCAAG GAAATTAGTGAGGATGTTCGAGATGTTGAACATAAATGGTTAGAGCATGACGGTAATGCCCCATTTATTGAAACAAGACGCACTCCAGATATTGAGAACATGGATCTTGAGCAATATCATCAATCTATATCACA aatatatacacCTTTTCGCAGGATGAATAACAGCCTTAGTGAAATACAAGCTGATATACAACGTTTAGCAAATCAGCAAAATCAAATACAGCAGCAGCATTTAATGACACAGCATCAACAGCAAATACAGCAACAGTTTCAACAGTTGCAAAGTCTTAGTCAACAACATATGCAA AATTTTGGAATGGCGCCTATAAATCCATTAACATCCAAATTACAAGATACTCAACAATCTCAGTTCTATCTACATGATCAACCCCAATTGCAAAGACGAATGTGGGGCCAACCACCTCCAACTCAAAGCTTAGCAAATGAAATGGCTGCTGTGGGCTATCAACAGTCAATGGATCCACGATATAATACTCAACCAACAC CTTATCAACAAGATATGCGCTTATATCAAGATACACGAAATTGGGGAACGCATCCACCTCAACAGAAAGGATTTGTTCTACACGATACTCCTCAAGAACCGAGGTACCTTAATGGTGGAGATCATAGTCTTTGTAATAATCAAATGAGTCATCCTGGTCCTACATATCCGTCATCTACATCTATCTTTAATCAAACACCACCATCTTCTGCTAGTCCACAACATCGCAATGCT GTTCATCGAATAAGTCAGTTAATGAGCGAAAGTCCTGAACCAAAAAGGCCAACTGTACATCATATACCGATTAAGTGTGAAAGCCCTACCGAAAAAAGACAAATTGCTGCAATGCATGCACCTGTTCCAGCTCCACCTGTTGATGATATGAAGCCTCagaatatatcatttattg GTACACCAGAGGTAACACCTTTAGATCCAACGGATGCTGGTGAAAAAGGATTTTATATCTGCTTTGATAATGACGCGCCGAAGAAACCAAAACCAACCCTTAGAGTGAAAAGGACATCCCCTAAAAAG gaAAGAGGCGTGTCTTCATACGTTGACAGTGAAGATTTTACGATGCGTCCTGACTCTCCTTCTGCGATTGTTATGGATAGGCAGAAACAGCTGGAAATTCAACGTGATTCTGATCGAGAAAAGCAGCGTCAGATAGACGAGAGAGACTTCCAACGGCAAGAAATTAGAGATAGAGAAATacaaagagaaggagaaagagaaaagcaaAGAGAACGACACGAGATGAGTGGAGAGAGTCGACAATCTGGAGTTGGTTTAATAATTGGAAATCAATTAGCAAATCCTGATCCA AATTCTCTTGATGAAATGGAACGGAAAAAAGAACGTATAATGCTCTTATCATTACAAAGAAGACAGCAACAAGAGGAgatgaaagagagaaaagaggtaGAAGCGCAAGCTCGTCGAGAACAAGAGAAATTGAAAGCAGAAGAAAGAGCTCgtaaaaaggaagaggaaaggCAACGAAGGGCAGCTATTTTAGAACAACATAAAGTAAAGAAAGCAATAGAAGAGGCAGAAAGAGAA GGCAAGGTTATCGATAAAGAACTTCTTAATACAATAAAACCAACGAAATTGCGTAACAAGACTGCAACAACTCGACCTCGACCCAAAACAATTCATGTGGATGCTGGTACGGAGTTGGATTCTGGAGCTCTTACGCCGAGCCGTGGAAAGAAGGGTTCTTCTTCTAATCTAAGTACAG CGTCGCTGACTTCTCCGACGATGAGGCGAGATTACTACCGAGGCTCGCAGGACAGTCTCACTGCTGCCCATTTCGATGAACGACGTTCCGGCCCTCTTTATCGGGGCGGCAGTCTCAGGG TATCTTCCGTAGATTCACCCGATGACGGTAGAGGTTCCTCCCCTTGTCGAAGTATGAATCAACTTGGTCGACGTGGTTCCTACAAAACATCTAGAG ATGTGCAGGAGCCTCAGCAACAGGTTAGAGGCAGGCCTAAATACCCGAGTTACCAAAACTTTAAGGGGAGAAAGTCTAATTCCTTGATGAATTTGTGTG GTTCGAGTAGTGATCAAGACGGTATGATGTGTCGATACACAGATACGGACAGCGGACTGGGCAGAGCTACACCTCCTAGGAGAGCACCGAGTCCGGGTATGGGTAGCATGAGGCATCTTCCGTCACCATCAGGACCAGGTTCTTTACCTCCCGGTTTGATGACCAAGAGACGCGTGTTCGATGATGGTAGCAGCGATATCAGTAGTACACCAAGTTCGATGATGGACTATAATG GTCCGAGATTGTATAAACAACCAACCACCAAGTCAAATCGTGGCATTATGCTAAACGCTGTGGAGTATTGTGTATTTCCGGGAACGGTAAATAAGGAAGCAAAGAGAAGAGTTTTGGACGAAATTGCAAGATCAGAAAGCAAGCATTTTCTTATCTTATTTCGAGATGCTGGCTGCCAATTCCGGGCTCTCTACTCATACTGCCCAGATAGAGAAGAAGTTTCAAAGTTATATGGTACCGGACCGAAACAAGTCATGGATAAAATGttcgacaaatttttcaa ATACAATTCAGGAGCAAAATGCTTTTCTCAAGTACATACAAAGCATCTGACTGTTACCATAGATGCCTTTACGATACACAACAGCCTTTGGCAAGGTAAAAAGGTGAATTTGCCGAACAAGAAAGACATGCCTCTcgtcatatag